The sequence below is a genomic window from Vidua macroura isolate BioBank_ID:100142 chromosome 10, ASM2450914v1, whole genome shotgun sequence.
GCGCTGCACCTCCCTGCCTGACCAAGAGAaatgggaggaaaggaaaaggcttttcaggAGGTGTAACCAAACTACAGGATAAcgtttaaaaagcaaaatataccTTTCAAGTGTCCTAGAGAAAagtaaactgtataaaaatagGATCACTCCATGGCTTCCTTCACCTTTGaactgagaaaagaaataaggCATCACAGGGGAGGAATTATGGCCAGTAAATCATATTGAATTAAAACAGTTCCTCTGTTTAAATACAGCCCTAGGAGAGTGTGTTTGTTAGATGAGTAAGGTGTTATTCCAGGAGGATTTTGTAACTAATTTTGTTGAATAGGATCaggtaagaaaagaaagaagaaactttCAGTTATTGGCTAAATTGGTTTTATACaattttccccatatttttgCTGAGGCTGCAAGGAATCACATCCTTGAATGATGTACAAAATGCTGCCCTGTTTACCCAGTGTTTAcgggctgagagagctggaatAATGTCTTAAGTCACAGGGGTTTACATGGGAGCAGGATCCCTTCCCATAGGAAAGGCTGGAAATGATCCATGAACTAACTGTACATTAACTGTGTGAATGTCCTGATGATGTTTACACTGCTGTGCCCAAAATGCCCAATTTGAATGGGAAATAAGATGTAATGTAGCAAGAAAATAACCTGGATAAAGCAGTTATCCCCACTTACACAGTTCATATGATCAGAGATGAacccctgagcagcagctttctCCGAGAACTCAAAGAGCCGGATCTGTTGGGCATGGGCACCGTGAGGGTGGTGTAAAGGAGACATGAATTATACCAAAAAGCTGAGCTTTTGAATCCTACGGTTCCGTTAGTCAAACAAAAGAACAGTGCACAGGTTtgctctgccccttccccagctgtgggctctggctctgtgcagggatTCAGGGCGGCAGCTTTGTGTTGACAGGACTCTCCTCTTTgcaggagaaggaagatggGCTTTGGCGGAGGGGAGGTGGATGTACCACGGGCTGCAGCAAGACCTGGGTCTGGGGTGATCCCTGTTTGTAGTGCAGTGTAAGTGAGGGAGCAGGTGTAGGAGATTCTATGTTCCAGGCCAAAAGTATCTTTAAGGAAAATCCCGCTGGCAGAAGACGGTTCCATACTCACTCTCTCTGTGAAGCTGTTGGCTCTGTAGCCTTCACGTGGCATCGTGGTGATAGGGGCAGTGACGAGGCACACGACAgctctgccacctcctcctgctgcccacagggtCTCTGCCAGGGCCGAGGCCAgtgcctgcccctgctcccaccGCCCGACCcggcacagcctgtgccagggggaAACCAGGGGCTGTGACTGTGACACCACAGAGGTGGGGGGCACATGCCACTGTCCCGAAATCAGAGGATTTGGTGGGAAGAAGCCTTGCCAGGGGGTCAGCCAAGACTTCTCTCCCAGGGCATATCCTCACCTGTATCTGCACAGCTGAACCTGGATCTGGTTTGCCTGAACCCAGAGGCTGGCACTGACCAAATAAtacatggaaataattttcatgtgtCCCATGAGGCCCCAGCAATTTACCTTTCCAGGTGAGTACATTCTGTCTCTCTTGTGAAGAGCAGGTATGTGATGATGTGTGCTTGTACAGCCGCCAGAATGGCTCTCGTTCCTCCCTAGGAACAGAAAAACAGCTCCTGCCATCTGAGGAGTGTGAATGAGCACTTGTCACTCCAGCAGTCCCTGGCCAGGGAACCAAGAAACTCTTATGGAGAAGAAGCTGCAGAGTAGCCCTGGCCATgtgctgggggtggcagggacCCCGTGGGTGGGTGCCCGTCCTCCCTGTGTCCCAGGGAATAGCACCCAGCTCCAGGCACCATCTGTGCAGGGAAGCCCCACGGTTTGCTGGAAGTTCCCTCCAGCCTCGCAGCAAAGGGTCAGAGGTGCTgaggcagcccagggctgaTGTGAGGCTGCGCACAGGAGTGCCTGTGCTCGCTCCCCACCGTGCTGACACCCACCAGGGCTGTGGTCCCTCTGGGAGCACGGAGCTCCGGAATGCAGGGAGTGGCACCCGTGGCTGTACCCAGCGTTCCAGCCTCTGGACAAGGGGCTGCGGGACACTCGtaccttccctgcctgcagtgcGTAGGCCAGATCCGAGTGCGGCGGGTGGAACCTGAAGTGTGCTGCTGCCCACTCACTGCTGAAGAGGGGGGCCGTGCTCCTGAAGAGCAGCTTCTGCAGCCTCTgtggagcaggaggcagaggagccaGGGTCAGAGCTCCCATCCCGGCACGAGGGATCTGTCCCTTCAGGGCTCTCGGGGTGCAGGTGCCGCATGCGCcctcagccagagcagcagcacactgtCTGCCCAGAGCCAGGCCTCAGAGCTTCAGAGCAAAGGTGATGTTTGAGCTCTGCAGGGACTTCAACTTCCCACCGCACTCAGTCACTGGTGAAGCTTGGTTCTAGTGTGTAATAACTTACATTTTGCACATTTTGGGGAAGACTGCACCGGGGCCCATCCTGCCATTGCCTGCAGATTGGCCAAGCTGCTGGACAACAGCACCTGGCAGCAGTACTTTTGGGGCCAGGCACTCAGTAGGAGCTGAAATCCCTCACTGATGATGTTAAAGGCCCTTTCCGAGCCAAACAATTCTAAGATTCCATGATCCTTCCTCTTGTTCTGAGGCTGTTTGTCAGGGAAGCCCCCAAGTGCAGGGAAACGTTGCCTGTTGTCATTTGACTGGTTCTCTCCTGAGAATTATTGTGTATCAGCTTTAAGGTTGCATTCCAGCCATGTTTGTTAAGAGTCTCCTAAATAATCCGTCCCCGTTCCACACCCTGTTCAGCGGACAGCAGGCTGAAGCCTGcagtcagagcagcaggaaaggctCCCCAGTCTCTTTCCCTTCAGGAGATTCAATTACAGCTCATACTTAATTCAGCAGGCAGCTCACCATTGCCGTGTCCGGGGGGATGGGGCGGCCGCCCTCGCcctgagggagcaggaggggctgggggatggAGGAGGGGGGCTGTGACCCTGGGGACTCCCCGGCTTCGGGTGGTCCATGGGCAGCACTGCTCCGTCcttgctgcagggagaggagcagacaGTGCATCAcccggggctgctgctccaccagctgtgcccccagtgctcccagggTGGGCACAGCGCCCGCGCtgacaggggctgggggcacctgCTGCCCTGGAACGCGCGTGCCCTTGACTTCAGCTGTTTCCAGACATTCCCAACACGTCCCTACGAGCTGATGACTGGAGCAGGTAATAGTGCTGTATTTGTCTGAATTACAGGGAATACCCTTCAGTGTCCCAAACTAAGGGCACAGCAGGCTTTCCAAATACTTAAATTTTAGAGATCTTAGTTTGTTTTCTAAAACTCATCGTGAAAACCATTAGTTTTTGATGGAAAGGTTAATCAAGTGTAGGACTGGTctgcccctttgacttcaaaataTCTGAAATCTGTTTCTCAAAAAAGCAGCATGAGAAAAGAGTCTCCATAGATACCTGGGCTGCAGGTATGGACGTGTGACCTCCTCAGTGTGCCAACTAAGGACAGCCCAAAACTCAccagacaaacagaaaatattaccTTTGGAAAAGGAGTTACCTGATGAATTGTGCTGTTGATTTCCAAgctgaaaacataaaataaagtaCAAATGAAAACACCCAACAGAGGTATTACTAGCATGTGGAGAAACTGGTGCCCAGCCAGAAGGGAACCCCAGAACAAAGGAAGAGTAAGAACTGTAGCATTTATGTGACTGTGTACACAAGGTCCTTTTATCATTGTCATGTAAGTTTTGTAATAAAACATAACTTGAAAAACTACATTAAGTAACCACCTGGAATTAAAACTATGctaaagaaacagaataaaaatcttACCCATGGAAACTAAAGATTTCTCTCCATTTGCTGAGGTCAGAGATTCTGCTGGCGATCTCCTCCAGCGGTGTCGGCGCAGCGTGCCCAGTCCCCCGGTCACCCATGGCGGTCACCCGcgggcccggggctgctgcgGAGCCGCGCTCGGAGCCCCGGTGCTCTGAGCCCCGCTGCCCGGAGCCCCGCTGCTCTGAGCCCCGCTGCTCTGAGCCCCAGTGCCCGGAGCCCCGCTGCCCGGAGCCCGCTGCTCTGAGCCCCAGTGCCCggagccctgctgctctgatCCCCGCTGCCCGGAGCCCCGCTGCTCGGACCCTCGCTGCCCGGAGGCACGGACCTCCCCGGCCGGCGCGGGGCTCGCGGGCAGCCCCGGTCGCACCGCGATGGAGCTGCGGCAGAGCCCGGCGCAGCTGCTCTGCTCGCTGGGCCGGCAGCATCAATGTTTAATGCCGCAGGAGCAGGGGCACGGCGGCAGCGCTGGCTGCTCGGGGGGACTGCGGGTGGTGGGGCGTGGGGGGGGGAGCAGGGGCATTTTCCAGCACGGAGCAGGAACGAGGGTGTTTCCCAAAGTGGGGCGGGAGCAGGGGCATTTTCCAGCACGGGGCATTTTAATGGGTGCAAGGAGGCCCAGGGTCCGTGCTGGGGCTCCCCCGGGGTCCTTCCTGCGGCTCCCTCGCAGCTTGCACCGGGCAGACCATACCTGCTCTTCCAGCAAACCCACCTGTCAAACCCACAAACAttgtcttaattttattttgttggtaAGAAGCTATTGTTTGCCTTAGGAATAGCTGGGCTGATGCCCGGGTGCAGGGTGGGATGTGGGGGTGGTCAGGCCAGGCTTTGGGCACAGTGACCTCTGTGAGCACTCCCAGaccccgggctggggctgctctttTCTGCACAGTAAAGGAATGTGTTTGGGTTTGCTGTGTAGTAAACAATACCATGAGATGCAATACAAATTATGCTTTAAGAACATACATTAACATTAGGAGGAATATGCATAtagataatgaaaaaaattatgaaaaaagtTGGGCTGACTTGCAGAAGCCCTTCTACAGTGTTAAAATCCAGGGAGATGTGGAGGCAGAACTACCTTGGGAAAGGATACAGCTGACAAACGTTTGCAACAACCCAGCAGTGTTTTGCCTTTCAcagtgaaaatacaaaaattacaTCAAAGTCAGCAAGGCCTTGTGGGCTGGTAGATCCTGAAGCACAGAGGGCTGTGATAGCTGGTGCCCGGGTCTGACCTGTACCCGGGCACTGGGTGGATGCTGGCTGGGATCGCTCCTcacccacagctgggcacagcccctgcagatAAATAGGGCAGGGGCTCTCTACCCGTGCTTGCTCTGAGGGTTGTTTCTGTGTcctgggaggagctgctcaTCTCCAAGGCACCCAGGTGACCCCACGGAGGCAGTGCTTGGTGGTgtgatgctgtgcctggggAAGCATCTCTTGCTTTAGCTGACTTGGGCATGTCCAGGGGCAAGGGCCGATGAGTCCATCTGTTCTGGCTTCCTGTGCCAGACCCTCCTGTGTTTGTTCCTCagtccctgctgagctgcagcttgcACGGGAGCCTGTCTGCTGTGTTattgctgcccttctctggggTTCTGACGGGGTTTATTGGTACTGTTTGATGAGAACTTGCGGGGCCGTTCTCTGGAGGGGGCAGTGGAAGCTGGAGGTACCTGGGCTCACTCCCgtggctctgccctgggaaATGCCACTTGCCTGATGAGCTGCAGAGGGTTTGTTCAGCGCTGCCAAGCctggctgcctccctcaggcaagCAGGAGCACGTGGCATCTCCCCTgcatctgctgtgctgtgtcagcTTTGTCTCCAAGCTGCAGCATCTGCTGGGGAAACAAGGGCTCCTAGGACTTTGGGTTTGGGGCAGTCTGGtttgttaaaaggaaaaaaaccagggAGTTTCATGGAGAGAAATGATGCTGTTGCCATGCATGTGAAGCCAGATCAAAGTGCAGGTGTTTGGGTTGTGCCCTCTGAGCACTGCACCTGAGCTGGAGTCTGAggggtgctggggcagagcctgggcGTTGTCCTGTCCCTTGCTGGGTGTCCTTGGGCCCTGCTGCTCTGACGTGGTCACGGCTGCATCCTTGCCTTTACCAGGGctgaagggcagagctgctgctggtgagtgTGTGCTTCTACTGCAACCCACTGATTGGACTTTCCAGATTCGGTGCAACGCTACTgagatttctatttttcttcatacCAGCCACTTTTAAAACAGTTTACAGGACAAAATGTCTTAATAAGACCTTACCCCAAGAAAAAGGGCTTTTCCATCCAGACATTACCATACAGCACATCTTCTTTTGTTCACTGCTTACATCATATTGACGCTTATTTGAAACTTCCCCTTTTTTACCTTCTCTAGAGCTATCATTCACAAGTTGGTTCATCTGGTGGTTGTTGATGTAATAGTGACAAATTTCTTTGCTTGAAATGTGCTTAAATCCCATCATTTTAATACATCAGGTCAACTGCTCCTGTGATTGTCCCTGAAtcttttgattttgaaaaggGAAATTCAAATCCAGCAAATCGGATTAGCAGGGCATTGAGGAAGTGCACCAGGGAGCAGACCAGGATGGTCCAGAAGGAATTTGCAAAGTGCTCACTGTGAGTCTTGAATGTAAAAGTTCCCTCTTTGAAATTAGCAATTCTCTCTGAAAGGTGGTGGATCTTCACCTCTGAGGAGAAGAGAATCATGATGAGGCAACCACAGGAACCtgaaagggaaggggagaggctCATCACTTCAGCAatccctcagctgtgctgcatgATGTATGCTGCAGCCAAATACCACGTGGAGAATGTTTGTATGGCCACACAGCTTTAACAGGGATTATTTCTGGAACCCAAGGCAATGGCTATTGAAATGGGTGAGCTTTTCAAATTGGATTTGGCTCAGGACCAGCAATATTTAGCATGGCTGCTTTAGCATGCCTGAGCCACTGAAGTATCCGTGTTCATGTTCAGGTTTATGTTGCTCATTGTCCCATTGAGCATAATGGAGCTCTCTGTGTGCCTGAACAGAAACACATACTGAAATCCTTTGTTAGATTATGGTTGTAACGTGTAATACCTTGTAAAGTCAGGGTAAATCTGCCTGTCAGCCAagccagcagcccagggaagagctgtgtgGCTGTTATCCCTGCATGgcagtgctgcttctcagaGACCACGAGCTGCTGCCGGCCTctggcagctcagctctcctgtcCTTGgcaaggctgtgctgctctgtgacCTTGCTCACATTGTCTGGAACCCTCCTGTTGTGGAACCAGCTGCATCACTGGCatattttggttgtttttttccccttttcctacTTTGATGTGGCTCCTGGTTCTGACTGTGTGTGGGGTGTCAGTGAtgcctccccagctctgggttcCTGGGGCCCTTCTGTCAtggcttcctgcagctgcttgcCCATTCCCATCCTGCTACCCACCCTCATGCAGGATTTCCCCAGTCCATCTCTCAACTTCAATTTGGAAAACACGTGGTTTCACATTTTTTGATGGCAGAGTcacctgccttcctgcctggcTTGCTTTTGCCAGTTTAAAGccagtgcagccacagctgaaCCCGCTCTCCTCTGCAGAGAAGTGGGCGAGGCTGAGTGGTGCCacctcagcccagcctgggggtACTCACAGGAGATGAAGCTCCACAGGTACAGCCCGAGGGGGCCGTGCAGCGTCTCGTAGGGGCTGCCAAAAGCATTGAACATGAAGAACCCTGCTCCCACCAGGGCAAAGACAATCAGTGCTGTGCAGAACAGAATGACACTAACGTGGATACTTGCAGGGATAATTCTGAGCAAAtctggaaaaactgaaaacaaaacaaacacaacattATTATGCACATTAGGAAAAGTTGTCTCTGATGTCAGACCGGGGGTTCTTGCTCGTTTGTGATAATTGTTTTGATCCTGCTCTTCTAAATGCAACCAGATGAAATAATTCactagaaatgtttttttcatggaTGTTTGGAAGCAGAAAAATTCTGTGAAACTCAGAAGTGTAGGCTGGCCAGGAGGGAGAGATAGTAGCTCCAGGGAAAgcctctcctccccttcctGAGGGTGCTATTTGGTCCTTAATGTGAACAGCATCTTTTGGGGAAAAACCAGGAAGCTGTATTTGAGGAGGCAGGCCTGGCACAAGGTGTCACAGAGGTCTCTTCCAGTGCCAGTGTTATGGGGCTGATCTCCCTTGGCTGAAGGCTTGGCCATCCACTCTTCTCTGGGAATGGgacaataaatatttctttagacTTTTTTCCATTCATGTTCATGAGGGCCCACAAAGGGCTGTGACGTGGGAAAGGAAATTATGCTGTGATTGTGGATGCACAAATTCAGGAATaatttattctaaatatttttatgcagcTTTTAAGCTACTGTTTCAAATTGTGGTCCTGTTTGTCTAGGACACAGAGATAGTCATTCAGAGAGCAagagaatgttttttaaaaatttgtttgtttggcaaAAAGGAGGTGTTTTGGAAGGAACTGTGAAATACACTTCACCGTTCCTGATCTATGGGGGCATGACCAAAGTGAGGCACTAATTCCTGGTGCTGCTTTGCTGTGGCTGTGATGTGTGGAGAGTAAAGCAGCCTCACATCAATTACTCCTCGTTGTAAAGTCTGTACCAGCaaactgctctgcagctccgtgcagaggcacagagcagcaggtaATGGGGTATCAAGTCCATTTATCTCTCTGACTAAATGAAAGTAATGAAACAAATGTCTGCAGAACCCAcgaagttcaacaaggccacGTGCAAGGTGCTGCATGTGGGCCGGGGCAAGCCCAGCAcaagcccaggctgctggggagtggctgggagctgcctgaggaggaggacgaggtGCTGGAGGCTGAGGAGCTCCTCGTGCTCTGGCACCCAGgacctccctgccctgggctgatcCACAGTGTgaacagcagggcagggggattctgcccctctgccctgctcagggggggctccctctgcagggctgcccccagccctgggcaccccaatATCAAAACAACGTGGAGCTGCTGAGTGAGTCCAGAGGGGGCCacggagccaggctgggagagcggGGGGTGTCCAGCCTGAGGAAGGGAAGGctcagggagacctcagagccccttgcagtgCTTCCCTCTGCAGGACTCCTACAAGGAATAGCGTTAGTTCCTGTGgcactttctgctgctttgggaaaaCGTGCAAAACTGTGTGTTTAATAATACAATTTTGTATggtttgttttaagaaaacaagtTATGGCATGGTATTGAATCCTCCCCTGGGCACCTGCATCTATAGCTGGTTCTGTCATTAACATTTTATATGtgaaatatcagaaaaaataattccagaagCAATGTTTTCTTGAAAGTAAAACATTCCTTCATGGTCCTGAATGAACCCATGTGTGCTGTGCATGGCAGAGACCTTTAGAAAATGAACCACTGACCTAGAAACTGATGGGAATGAGTGGGAACAAATGGAGCAGAAGTTTTCCCCAGCTGAACTGGGTTTGCTGGCAGAGCAAATTCATATTACAATAAAAAGAGATCTAGTGGTCAGAGGGGAGCACTTAATGGGAACAAGCACAGAGCTAAATCATTTAGCctattttctgtgtgtgttctCCTCAGACATGCTAAAGTGCAGTGAGTGCATTAAGCTATGGCTGTGTGTTTTATAAGTTTGTTCTGCTTTCTGGAATGTTCCTGGTGAGCTTCCAAGGTACCGAGGTGatgggagggagctgctgcagccccagggaacAGGATCAGCACCTTGTTCTCAGAGCTCTCTGAGCTGAATGCTCCTGACCCCTCACAGCTGTCACTGACTGAACCTGAGTGTCAGTCccggagctgctggcagctggaccAGCCCTGGGTCATAAGTGTCACCTACAGCAGTCAACAAAATCCCTGGCATAGCACAGACCTCTCTGAAAATACAGCCACGGTGCAATAACTGCGCACTGGGATGGCATACAAAGCAATCAACAGGGAACTTCAGCGGTATAAACAGACTGGTGATTTAGAGAGAGCAAATACTAATACTATATCAAATTAGCTAGGTTTACTACTTTTGGGAAATGTTATATAGTAAATAATTTCTGGCACCTAGTCTGGCAACCTTCCCTTGCATTAACTCACAGGTGTGAGCAATTTGTACGTGCTGTTGTAGCAGAAAGATTATGATCTGTGTGCTGTAGTAACTTCAGGGGAGGTACTGTAcacacagcagctgccttttACTGCCtgttctgcctgctgctgaatACAAATGTGTCTCACTTCATAATCTTTTTATTGATCTTCTTATCCTTGAAGATTAATAGGTTATGAATGCAAGGTGAAGCCATTACTGATACTTTGACATTCTGTGTGTCAGGTACCAAGTCAGCCAGCATTTCCCAGACAGCCTCCCTCAGTCCTTCTTCCAATGAGTGCCACAGATTGCAAACTTTTGGACTGCTTTGTTTCCCAAGAGCAGCCAGTGCCCCAGCTCTTTCCTGAGGTTCTTGCTGGTTTAGTTCATTCTTCTTGACAACATAGAGGTAATGTAATGCTGGCACACAGAGCAAGATGACAGAATTAATTAAACCCCccaaatattctttttaaagaaatagtaTAAATCTCTTGGAATGTGGCTATCTGTGCAACCGCAGTAATAGATTCTTGAAAACGTTAGCCAGGCTGTATCAGTATCATAAAATAAGTTACTGACCCTGAAGATCAGAGCATGCCAAGCGTTGCTTTGGCTGCGGGGCTCGGTGTCCGAGCGAGGGGCAGCCCTGTCCCGCCGGCAGCAGGGGAGTGCAGGCAGCTCGAACGCCGTCGGTACTCACATGAGAACTGGAAGGGTCTCCCCCCGAGCCCGCACTGCCGCACACGCTGCCCGGAGAAGAGCCCGTACTGGATGTGGCCGATGAACTTGTGCAGCTCCGGGCCGCTGGCGTTGACGAGCAGCGCTCCGGTGCTGCAGAGGATCGTGCCCCTCACCCAGAGCTGCGTGCCCACGGCCGCCGCCGTGCCCAGCGCGCAGGCCAAGCTCAGCACCCCGGCTGTGCAGAAgagcagcttcttctgctgcgCTGGCATGGTGGCACacggggctgcggggccgcgcTGCCCGGAGGCGGTGCCCAGCCCCGAGCGCCGCAGCGGCCCGGATGCGGCAGAGCCCCGGCGCCCGGCCAGCCCGGTCCCGGGAGCCGCGGCGTCCGGCCAGCCCTGCCCGGAGGATGCTGTAAAGGCTCTGCTTCCCCGTGCCCTTCTGTGCGGCTTTGCAGATGTTTCAGTGCGTCCCGTCATTTGATAGCGAGGGTTTAGGGTGACAGATCTCTGTAATTTGATGAGTGTTCTGCTCGTGCCAGCCCCCGGGGAATGGATGAGTTGGGGGTTCAGATGATGAGCTTGGCTGCTCTATCTGATTATCTGCTCTCCATAAAGGAAGCTTCCAGAGGGTTTATTTTTGCACGCTTCCTTATAAAGTaatgctgagctgctctctTGTGTATTTTGGTTGTTGTTTCGTTTTCTTGGTTTTGggatttggtttttcttttttcccatctgggtgtatttcttttttgctgtttttaaggTAATGCCCAGGTACCATTCAGCACCCTGTCAAGCCAGGAGGCCTCTCCTCAGTATCCAGTTGCATTTGGGCACTTGCTTGCCCTTGCTTTCCCTGTCAGGGAGTTCTCTGGCAGGGCAGTGTGTGTGTTATGTACGCTGCTGTTTTGGCTGCAGTGTGTGGGATGCCCAGACAAACTGTTCAGTCCGGGTTTCAAATATACACAAATGCGTTTTCTCTCACAACTTGACAGAAGACCCAGCCCATCCTGAGGCTGGGGAACAcatggctcctgctgctgctgggcacctGCCTTGCCCTTCACAGGGGCCAAGGGCCAGCCCGGTGTCCCAGGAGTGGGGCCAGGGCGAGTGCGGGGCGAGCGCCGCAGGCACTGCCTGCATCCGTCCGgcagctgaaaactgaaaaccCAAACTGTGTGACTCCTGCCGTGTTTTGTCAGTGGCTGTGCTCTCAGCCAGCGATGGTCGTAGTTCAGGACCCTCTGCTGGCTCGTCACTGCCGCCCAGGGCTCCAGGGGCTTTGTAGGAACAAGCAGAATGTAGTGCTGGGGGATGGCACGTCTGGGAGCATTTCCAGAGAGACAGACGTGCCAGCAAACCATTAGGTGAAGCTCAGAGCAGGTGGGGTGGAGTGAGATACTTGCCAGAGTTGTCTTTGTGTTCCCAATACGCTTTTATGGTAATCAGAGAGAAACTGAGCAaggagagctgtcacagcagGCAGGGGAAGTTTCTGAAAGTTCTTAACCCTGATGCCTGGGTGACATCAGGACTTCAGCACACGGATGTGCTGTGGTTTTGAGCAGGTAGGGTGTGATATGCTTTATCATTTGGGTgctggctttttgtttttatttgctttttgagCCAAATGATTTTGTGCTGTTGCACATGCATTTGTatccttttcccccttctctctgTGTTCCAAAGTTCTTGTGACTTCCA
It includes:
- the MINDY4B gene encoding inactive ubiquitin carboxyl-terminal hydrolase MINDY-4B, whose product is MGDRGTGHAAPTPLEEIASRISDLSKWREIFSFHGLEINSTIHQQGRSSAAHGPPEAGESPGSQPPSSIPQPLLLPQGEGGRPIPPDTAMRLQKLLFRSTAPLFSSEWAAAHFRFHPPHSDLAYALQAGKGGTRAILAAVQAHIITYLLFTRETECTHLERLCRVGRWEQGQALASALAETLWAAGGGGRAVVCLVTAPITTMPREGYRANSFTERIRLFEFSEKAAAQGFISDHMNCFKGEGSHGVILFLYSLLFSRTLERVQEDLGDTAPLLNISSGNVTCTEAVLSLLLTGRASPRQLGGCREPEPGAGDGDAGTGGAAGERRDSPTASGTLGTARAPGKRPPGQVSPGLRTPRLPVWLCSVSGRHSVLFGTDSRLLSDWKSERIFHLYFYTGQQEQTQTAHLTIDTHSHHWEEAQREGPCSPGKRRPALEMAIRTKWAGATVSWNGTDPFF
- the CLRN1 gene encoding clarin-1 → MPAQQKKLLFCTAGVLSLACALGTAAAVGTQLWVRGTILCSTGALLVNASGPELHKFIGHIQYGLFSGQRVRQCGLGGRPFQFSFFPDLLRIIPASIHVSVILFCTALIVFALVGAGFFMFNAFGSPYETLHGPLGLYLWSFISCSCGCLIMILFSSEVKIHHLSERIANFKEGTFTFKTHSEHFANSFWTILVCSLVHFLNALLIRFAGFEFPFSKSKDSGTITGAVDLMY